In Eucalyptus grandis isolate ANBG69807.140 chromosome 4, ASM1654582v1, whole genome shotgun sequence, the following proteins share a genomic window:
- the LOC104444549 gene encoding protein EXORDIUM-like 7, with product MQKNRWIEFLLLCAFLLRFSPMASSSDRSGELGGEKNFEGSSDLVDLQYHMGPVLASPINLYIIWYGRWNQNQQATIRDFIYSLSAPSSSASYPSVADWWRTVRLYTDQTGSNITGNIVLSGEFYDYKYSHGGYLSRLDIQSVIKNSVTASDPHALPLNPHDGLYLVLTSSDVQVQDFCRAVCGFHYFTFPTIVGVTVPYAWIGYSGTQCPGICAYPFAWPNYSGRPPPGTNGGHDIMKPPNGDVGADGMISIIAHELAEVSSNPLVNAWYAGDDPTAPTEIADLCLGMYGSGAGGGYVGAVNKDAWGSGFNLNGVKGRKYLVQWVWNPARRRCYGPNALD from the coding sequence ATGCAGAAGAACCGGTGGATTGAGTTTCTCTTGCTCTGTGCCTTTCTCTTGCGGTTTTCTCCCATGGCGTCGTCGTCGGACCGGAGCGGAGAGCTCGGCGGGGAGAAGAACTTCGAGGGCTCGTCGGATCTTGTGGACCTTCAGTACCACATGGGTCCTGTCCTTGCATCTCCCATCAATCTTTACATCATATGGTATGGCCGTTGGAACCAGAACCAGCAAGCCACCATAAGAGATTTCATCTATTCTCTATCCGCTCCGTCGTCCTCCGCCTCTTATCCTTCGGTCGCCGACTGGTGGCGCACCGTCCGGCTCTACACCGACCAGACCGGGTCCAACATCACCGGAAACATCGTCCTCTCCGGGGAGTTCTACGACTACAAATACTCCCACGGAGGTTACCTCAGCCGCTTGGACATCCAGTCCGTCATCAAAAACTCTGTCACCGCTTCGGATCCACATGCTCTGCCGCTCAATCCTCACGATGGCCTCTACTTAGTCCTCACCTCCTCTGATGTCCAAGTCCAGGATTTCTGCCGTGCCGTGTGCGGGTTCCACTACTTCACATTCCCCACGATCGTCGGTGTCACCGTTCCTTACGCGTGGATCGGCTACAGCGGGACACAGTGCCCAGGGATCTGCGCTTACCCGTTCGCCTGGCCAAATTACTCGGGCAGGCCACCACCAGGCACGAACGGGGGCCACGACATAATGAAGCCACCGAACGGCGACGTGGGGGCAGACGGAATGATCAGCATAATCGCCCACGAGCTCGCCGAGGTCTCGAGCAACCCGCTCGTGAATGCGTGGTACGCAGGGGACGACCCCACAGCACCAACCGAGATCGCCGACCTGTGCCTGGGGATGTACGGGAGTGGTGCGGGAGGAGGGTATGTGGGGGCGGTGAACAAGGACGCATGGGGGAGCGGGTTCAACTTGAATGGAGTGAAGGGGAGGAAGTACCTGGTGCAGTGGGTGTGGAACCCCGCGAGGAGGAGATGCTACGGCCCCAATGCTCTCGACTGA
- the LOC104444550 gene encoding nucleolar complex protein 3 homolog — translation MGKQKRVILPPDLPPEVSEEAIEVSDEDLQFVNENLDYAGFVSRLDTHSITKHVTRVADLKEDALEALYEKRLKKKKALQKDEEEEEQPGIQVGRLDALPVKTLDGQLYYRPLSKASKPTEDGGEGEEHAQETDKGLVKLNKAERRAKLKKSKKEAKKQAKELPPDEVKDNPQTAVLAELKEDITAEESFETKKCKLAELGIALLADPESNIKLLKEMLQMCNDHNHAIVKLGLLSLLAVFKDIIPGYRIRLPTEKELEMKVSKDVKKMRYYESTLLSAYKAYLQKLMVLEKVSLYQHAVVRCICTLLDAVPHFNYRESLVEVVVRNISSSDEVIRKLCCDTIKSLFTNEGKHSGEVTGAAIRLIANYVKAHNCQMHPDSIQVLMSLSFDEDLHRSEAPDKDKKVKKKHYKKGNRLEESSHPQPNDRKKSRQEMMSKMREEVAADYKAASFDPDIMERRRMQSETLSAVFEIYFRILKHTMHSIVPRPNGDTGTTHVTEAHPLLGPCLDGLGKFSHLIDLDYIGDLMNYLKKLACSGGKSDSSGKCVTVSERLRCCIIAFKVMRNNLDALNVDLQDFFVQLYNLILEYRPGRDRGEVLAEALKMMLCNDRQHDMQKAAAFIKRLATFSLCFESAESMAALVTLKHLLQKNIKCRVLLENDPGGGSVSGSVAKYQPYALDPNQSGALASVLWELNLLTKHYHPTISTMASGVANLSIAPTQTYLSRLSPQQAFLDLSLERESFSLKSNAMKSSNKRKRASEGAATSSVDRILEEAGSLDEGEVKKKLSEHYMLLHDIKENERLRSELDRTTRALSLYDEYKKQKKQKRGGKNVS, via the exons ATGGGGAAGCAGAAGAGGGTGATACTGCCGCCGGACCTCCCGCCGGAGGTTTCGGAGGAGGCAATCGAGGTCTCCGACGAGGACTTGCAGTTCGTGAACGAGAACCTCGACTACGCCGGCTTCGTTTCCCGCTTGGACACCCATTCCATCACCAA GCATGTGACGCGGGTGGCTGACCTGAAAGAAGATGCCCTGGAGGCTCTCTACGAGAagaggctgaagaagaagaaggcctTGCAGaaagacgaggaggaggaggagcaacCCGGGATTCAAGTGGGTCGTTTGGATGCTCTGCCAGTCAAGACCTTGGACGGCCAACTCTACTATCGCCCTT TGTCGAAAGCATCCAAACCAACTGAAGATGGAGGTGAAGGAGAAGAACACGCCCAAGAGACAGATAAGGGTCTGGTGAAGCTCAATAAAGCTGAAAGGCGAGCTAAACTTAAAAAGAGCAAGAAAGAAGCTAAAAAGCAGGCAAAAGAGCTGCCTCCAGATGAAGTGAAAGACAACCCCCAAACAGCTGTTTTG GCTGAGTTGAAAGAGGACATCACTGCAGAAGAGTCATTTGAAACTAAGAAGTGTAAACTTGCGGAACTGGGAATTGCTCTGCTTGCTGACCCAGAGTCTAATATTAAACTGTTAAAAGAAATGCTGCAGATGTGCAATGACCACAATCATGCTATCGTTAAGCTTGGGCTTCTATCTTTGTTGGCTGTGTTCAAAGACATCATTCCTGG CTACCGCATTAGACTTCCTACTGAGAAGGAGCTGGAGATGAAAGTTTCAAAGGATGTCAAGAAGATGCGGTATTATGAATCGACACTTCTGTCTGCATACAAG GCCTACCTGCAGAAGTTGATGGTTTTAGAAAAAGTCTCCTTGTATCAACATGCGGTGGTTCGCTGCATCTGTACTTTGCTAGATGCTGTTCCTCATTTCAATTATCGCGAGAGCTTGGTTGAAGTTGTTGTCAGAAACATAAGTTCCTCGGATGAAGTCATAAG GAAACTTTGTTGTGACACTATTAAGTCACTCTTTACAAATGAGGGTAAACACAGTGGTGAAGTGACTGGAGCAGCTATTCGATTGATTGCAAATTATGTGAAAGCTCATAATTGTCAGATGCATCCTGACTCGATTCAA GTACTTATGTCTCTGTCATTTGACGAGGACCTTCATAGATCTGAAGCACCAGATAAggataaaaaagttaaaaagaagcATTATAAGAAAGGAAACCGACTAGAGGAATCAAGCCATCCACAACCGAATGATAGAAAGAAATCTAGGCAAGAAATGATGTCGAAAATGAGGGAAGAG GTTGCTGCTGATTATAAAGCAGCTAGCTTCGATCCAGATATTATGGAGCGCCGAAGGATGCAGTCAGAGACACTTTCTGCTGTATTTGAGATATATTTTCGTATTCTGAAGCATACTATGCACTCAATTGTGCCCAG ACCTAATGGAGATACTGGTACAACTCATGTGACTGAGGCTCACCCACTTCTTGGACCATGTTTGGATGGTCTAGGAAAATTTTCTCACCTGATTGACTTGGATTATATTGGAGATCTCATGAATTACCTTAAAAAGCTTGCATGTTCTGGTGGAAAATCGGACAGTTCAGGAAAATGTGTGACCGTCTCGGAAAGACTTCGCTGTTGCATCATTGCTTTTAAAGTAATGAGGAACAATCTTGATGCTTTGAACGTTGATTTGCAAGATTTTTTTGTTCAGCTATACAACCTCATACTTGAATACAGGCCTGGAAG AGATCGGGGTGAGGTGCTAGCTGAAGCTCTAAAGATGATGCTGTGCAATGATAGGCAACACGACATGCAGAAGGCTGCAGCATTCATAAAGCGTTTAGCCACATTCTCATTATGCTTTGAGTCTGCAGAGTCCATGGCCG CCTTGGTCACTTTAAAGCATCTcctccaaaaaaatattaaatgtcgggttttgttggaaaatgatcCTGGAGGTGGCTCAGTATCAGGTTCTGTTGCG AAATATCAACCATATGCCTTGGACCCTAATCAAAGTGGTGCGCTAGCTTCCGTGCTTTGGGAACTCAACCTTCTAACAAAACATTACCATCCAACAATTTCAACTATGGCTTCGGGCGTTGCTAACTTGAGCATTGCTCCTACCCAAACTTATCTCTCCAGGCTGTCCCCTCAACAAGCGTTCCTGGACTTGTCACTTGAACGGGAATCCTTCAGCCTGAAGAGCAATGCTATGAAATCGAGCAACAAGAGGAAACGTGCGAGTGAAGGAGCGGCCACATCCAGTGTGGACCGTATTCTGGAGGAAGCAGGTTCACTCGACGAAGGCGAGGTGAAAAAGAAGCTATCAGAACATTATATGCTCCTACACGACATAAAAGAGAATGAGAGATTGAGGAGCGAGTTAGATCGTACAACGAGGGCACTCAGTTTATACGATGAATAcaagaagcaaaagaagcaaaaaagagGTGGAAAAAATGTATCCTGA